The sequence ATTTTGAGCCTACCTTTTGCCAAATTGGCCAATATCATAGGATCCTGTTCTCCTTCAATAATGGCAGTGATCATTGACCAGCCACTTACACCGAATACATCACTGACTACAGTGCTCAATTTGATATTGGCTGTCTCTAAAATGTTCTGTAACCGGTTATATTCACTGGACCGCTGTCCTATTACTTTACGTTTGTATCGGTACAATTCCCGTAATTCGCGAGTGTATTGCGGTGGAATAAAACTTCCCTTTAGTAGCCCGCTTAGCAATAATTTTGCAATCCAGGCACTGTCATTGCGATCGGTCTTATGCCCCGGCACATATTTAATATGCCGGGCATTGACCAGAATAAGTTCAAAGTGAGGTTCCAGTATATTAAAAACAGGCTTCCAGTAAACCCCCGTGCTCTCCATTGCGACATGTGTAATGCCGGATTCTTCAAGCCAAGCTACCAGGTCCCTAAGTGAACTTGTGAAAGTGCTAAAAGTGCGGGTTTGTTCTTCCAACCCATTTCCTCTGATGGTGGCTACTACATTCTCCTGGTGAACATCGAGGCCACAGCCGCGACTCACAACCTGTTCAAAACTGATATGTGATTGTTCCATGGTAGTACTTTTGTCGAAGGTACCACCATTTTCATAGTCGTTTGTGAACCCGGTTCATGAGGGTTTTTTCTGAAAATGTTTTTCATTCCCCGTTGGTGAATTCCCTCTTTCATGAAGGTTTTTATTATCAGAACCTGAATCCAAATGTGATATAAGGTAACACCTCCTCTTCAGATCTACCTACCGTCGCTGTGAGTATCAGCATATTCACCGGACTAAAATAGATACCTCCACCATACCCATCATGCCAGGCGGAAGATTTCTCCCCACTCTTCCATACCCTGCCCACATCATTGAAGGCTAATAAACCCACAGTAGCCGGGAACAGGTAAGAACGGAATTCAAACAGTTTCAATCGCAGCTCTGTATTATTGAATGCCATAGCATCGCCGGCAAAGCGGTAGTTACGATAACCGCGCAGGTTTTGTACACCACCTAAATACATGGCCTGGAAATATTCATAGTGGCCCCACAGCTTACCACCCCCAAACCTTGTGACCAGTACCAGGTTAGCCGGTGTGCTAAAGCTGGTATAGATACTCATGTCCGTAGACAGTTGCAGGTAATGGCGCTGTTGCTCATTCAAACCCTGGTTACCATGTAAGGTGGTATTCCAGTAGAAACCTCTGGTAGGTGCTATCGTATTATTACGGGTATCGATCTGGTAACCCAGTTTCAAGCCTGCGTAATACTTGCCTTGATATACAGACAGAGAGTCTAGTCCATTTTTATCAAAGTCCTCAATGATCCTGCCTTTAGTCGCATCCTTATCCAATGTATAATAAGTAAAGGTAGGTCCGTAGATCAGCTGGAACTTGTTGGACAGGTTCGTTTTGAAGAGTGGCTCTACATTGTACAGACTGAAACGGGTACGGTAATATTTAATCTTCAGGTCTTTCTCAAATACGGTTTCATTACCATAGCCAAAGAAGTTGATGGTATTGTTAGGAGCCTTTGCAGTGGCTGTCAATGCCAGATCAGTATTCCCGATTACATCCGTGAATTCACCCATGTAGCGGAACTGCCAGGCATTTGTACCCAGGCTATGACCTGCCATCACCGTTTGCCTGGAAGCAAATGGTCGCTTGCGGAAACCTTGTTTGGTGTACTGGAAACCTACACCCAGTGACAATCCATCATCGCTGTTGAAACCAGCAGTTGCCAGTGGCATCAGTTTATCATAGGTATATAGCAGTGGTGTACGTTCATATTTGATATTGTCCGGGTTGTAAGAAAGGACCTTACGTTCATTACCTGCCAGCGCAAAAGTATCGGCACCACCGCGTTTCTCATAGATGCGGATATGATTGCCTGCATGCTGAGTGGTAATGTCTCTGTAAGTATCATTGTCTTTACCACCGATAATGCGGATGTGAATAGGTGTATAATAATCACCTTTGATGTCGAACTTATCTTCACCACCCAGACCAAAGATTCTTATTTCCCTCGTTACCTTCGGATCAAAGGTGCGGGAGTAGATGTTTTGTTGTACCTCACCTTTCTTGCTGATCTTATTTACATTCAGGGATACTGATCCATCTTGTTGTCTTTCGATGGTAAACAGTTCATCTTTCTTTGTACCTGTTACATCTACATCCTTTGACAGGAAGCGGTAAAGGTCAAGGGAAGCCGTTTCCAGTTTATCACGACGGGCAATGAGTGTACGATACGTAAAGTCACCTACCTTCTTCTGCACAGTGTCCGGGAAACGGGCCACAGCAGCAGCGATCACAGAATCAGGCAGACTCAGTACCAGCTCGTGACTGATATCTTTCCATTTCTTTTCATCGATCTCATTCATGAAAGACCGATCAAACGGCTGTGCAGATGGGTTCTGATATTCGATGTTCGGGTAGTATGGTTTGAACCCCTGGAACTTCGGCATCACCCATTTTCTGGCAGCGATGGCGGTGATCACACCCTGGTTTACAAAGAAGGCCTGGTCACGATCGCGAGGCACAGGATAGTATTCTTTGGTATCCCGTTTCTTGTGTTTCTTCACCCCCCATCTCCACTGGTCATCATGACGATCCCAGTCAGCCATTAGCAGATCCAGCATACGGGCGCGGGCTACAGCTTCCTGGTCGATGGTGTTATCATTGTCACCATGTATTTGTTCCAATACCTTGACAGTATTGTATGTTTTGCCTTTTACAACAGGTTCTCTTTCTTCAAAGAGATACACATCATCACCATGGGTGCTGGCATAGATGCCGAGGGAAGTATCTTTCGGTAAGTATACAAATGTCGGGTTGGTATGCGGAACGCCTGCGGCCTCTGCCAGGCTGGCCACAGCCATGGTAGCATATGGATTGGAGGCAGAGATCTGGTCCTGCACTACATCTTTTGCAATGGTGTTTTTCAGTTCAGCTGGAATCGCTTTTTCGGGGTATTTCTTTACAGAGCGTAAAACCCATTCTGTACCTGATTTATCTTCCAGGCGGAGAGAGAGGGTTTGCATACCACCACCTCTCTGCAATATTTTCAGACCGCCTTTTTCTTTGTTGATATCGAGTACGGGGAAGTTAACAGGGGCTGCCCATACATCGCGATAGTTCTTACCCAGTAACCAATAGTGAATACCAGTTTTGTGGATATACTGTGTATCCGCAGGCAAGGTCACGAATGGGGGTAATTCTTTTGCAGTAGGACTTGCATTGGCCAGTTGTTCAGAACGAATATCCTGTACGTTGAAAAGGTTGCTGGCAAATGAAGGACCATCGCTTTTATCTACAGTATAATATTGCACGGTGATATTCCCGTTCTTTGAAATCTCCAGTGCAGCATAGCCATTCTCGTTACTGGCATAGAGAGACTTCGCACCTTTCTTCACCCGGGTTTCTTTTGCTCCACTACCACTGCCGATATAGTAATTCTCTTTGTCTTTGATGAACTGTAAAGCATGATCATGGCCTGCTACGAAGATGGTCGGACCATGTGATTTGAAGGCAGCTTCCACACCATTGACCAGTTCCTGGTAGTCAGGATTTGGCAGATCTTCAGGCGTGCCAAATACCCCACGGGTCAGGGGATAGATAGAACCTATCACCGGCAGCGGAATATACAATCCCTTGTTCAGATCAGTGAGTGGGAAGATGTGTTGCTTCAGGGTATAATAACCACCGTGAATACCATAACTACGGAAAGGGTGGTGGCTTGCAAAGATGACCAGCTTGTTCCGGTTACGGATTACGATATCACTCAATTCAGTCAGTACATCCTGTTTTGTTTTGAAATCGCAGGAAGACTCAGGTCCCGGTTTTGCGTAAGGAAACAACCACCATTCGGTATCCATGATCACGAGGGTGATGTTCTTATCCAGGGTCATTTCTATAGGACCTGGGCAACCGTCTTTGGGCAGGAAGTTTACATTCGGCAGGTTCAATGAATCGACATATAGTTGTTCATTGATGATGGTCTGCCAGCCGTTTGGTTTTGACTTTTCCCAGTCATGATTACCGGGAATGAAGATAGCCTGCGTATTGGTATTGCGTACCAGGTTCACCTGGTAATCAAGTATCTCTTTGGAAAGTGGGTACCGGCTGCTGGTAGGGTCCGGCATCCCATAGGGGTATACGTTATCTCCCAGGTAGAGAACAGTATTTCTTGCATCCTGTAAGTCAAAGCGGCTCTTTACAGCATCAATAACAGGGTTGTGTCCATCCTGATGCAGTTCGCCGGCATCTCCTATCAGGATGATCCTCCTGGCCAGTGTATCCTGTGCCTGTGCTACGAAGGGTAGGAAAAGTATGGAGAGATATAAAAGGTACTTCATCGTTACTGAGGTCTTTGGTTATATTTAAACTTGAGGATATTGGCCGACGATTCATCAGCTGATTCATTCGAAATATACATATCGCCATTCGGGGCAAAAGAAATGCCTTCCGGTTGTCGGAATACTGTATGTTTCAGATTATAGGCTTCCTGTACTTTTCCATCCAGGTCAGTGATCACTAACAGTCTATTTACAGCAGACAGTATGTACAGCCGCTTTTCAATAGGGTGAATGGCAGCTGCTGATGGCTTGAACAGGGTCATTTTTTCGCCGCTAAGACGTTCAATATCTGCGATATTGATACGGTAGAATGGATTATCATCAAATGTCCATGTCTTCATATCAAAGCGGTAGGCGGTATTATAACCCTTGTCCTTATCATCAGCGCAGGCTTTGCAAACCATGATCATCCCATCATTGCGGGGATCATAGTAGAGGGTTTCAAACTCGTTTTTGCCATCTATTGGTAGTTTATAATTGATGGCATCAGTAGAGTCAGAAAAAAGACCTGTCACCTGATAGAGGTGCCCCTTGCTTTTCAGTACCAGCCAATTTTTGCCATCGGTAGCGAGGTCTTCATAATCCCCGCTCTTGTCGAATTTCCAGTTGGGGTAAGGCGTATTGCCTGTTACATCGATAGAAAATACACGGCCCTGTTCATCGTTGATAGCCAGAATATGGTGTTCATCCGGCGCCAGTACAATGCCTGAAATCTCTTGCATGGACTGTCTTACATGAAACCGGGTGGGTTCCTCAAGTTTATATCCTTTCGGAGATTCGTATTTTTTATCCCTGTTGTTGTAATAATTACATGAAGTAAACAACAGGCAAACTATTAATAAATGTCGTAGAGTCATAAGATGAGCAGTATGGTGGAATAAAATTAACTCAAAAATGCAGTAACTTGCTGATCTCAGTTTTGCTTTTTTAACCAAGCCTTATGCAGACAAGTGTAATCATCGACGCCGCACAACAATATGTGACAACACAGTACCAGGATCATCCTCTCCCCAATCTGGTGTACCATAACCTGGAACATACCAGACAGGTTGTTGCAGCAGCAGCGCAGATTTCAGCGCATTACCGGTTACAGGATACCGACCTTTTAGTCGTGTATATAGCAGCCTGGTTTCATGACCTGGGCTACCTGCTGGGGGAGTCTAAAACACATGAACAGACAGGTGCTTCACTGGCCCGTAATTTTCTAAATGAACAAATGGTACCGTTAAATATACAAGAGCAGGTAACTGGTTGTATTATGGCTACCAAAATGCCACAGGAACCTCACAACCTGCTGGAAGAGATTGTTTGCGATGCAGACCTCTTCAACTTTGGTACGAAGGAGTTCAGGAAGCGGACCAAGGTATTGCACCAGGAAATAGAGCTTACACATAAGAAGGAGATTACTGGTGCTGATTGGACAGCTGGTACATTGAAACTGCTGCAAGCGCATCATTATCATACCGCTTACTGTCAGGCACTCTTACAGGAGCAGAAAGAGGAGAACATTGCGTGGTTGAAAAAACGCCTGGAGAAACAGGAGGATAAGGCAGAGAAGAAGGGAGGGAAAAAAGAAGAGAAATTAGAAGAAGCTGTTGCTAAAGAAAGTAAAAAGCTGAAAATCGATAAGCCGGAAAAGCAAAACAAAGAACCGAAAGCCGGCAGAGGGGTGGAGACCATGTTCCGTACCACTTCCTCCAATCATATCCGCCTGAGTGCCATGGCCGACAGCAAGGCGCACATCATGATTTCAGTGAATTCTATCATAGTATCTGTGATACTCGGTGTACTTTTCCGCAAGCTGGAAGACTATCCTAACCTGATCATCCCTTCAGTATTATTCCTCACCACAGGAGTGATCACCATTATCTTCTCAGTACTGGCTACCCGTCCAAATGTGAATAAAGGTAAGTTTATCAGGGAAGACATCGTCAATAAAAAGACAAATCTCCTCTTCTTTGGTAACTTCCATGAAATGGAGCTGGAGCAGTATAAATGGGGTATGACAGAGATGATGAAAGATAGCGATTACCTCTATGGTAGCATGATCCAGGATATCTACCATCTTGGGGTAGTACTGGGTAAAAAGTATAAACAACTACGCATCGCGTACAACATATTTATGTTTGGTCTGATCATTTCAGTGTTGGCATTTGTGATAGCCGTGCTGTTCTTCCCTGTGCATAACTAAGTGATATATGAATACTCCACTGTATGACCGTGATCTGAGCTGGTTATCATTTAACTACAGGGTGCTGAGCATGGCCAGAGATCCTGCGGTGCCGCTGTATGAGCGCATTCGCTTCTTGTCCATCTTCTCCTCGAACTTAGATGAGTTCTTCCGTGTACGTATGCCCGCTGTCATGGCAGTGAATAAACTGGTGCGCGACAATCCTGAAGTAGCAGGGGAAGAAACGCTTTCTACCGATACGCTTCCCATTATTCAGCAGGAGATCAACAGACAGTTGGGCGAATTTGGGCATACCCTTACCCAGCAGCTCCTGCCGGCATTAAGAGATAACAGGGTTGATCTTTACTATAACCAGGAGATCCTGTCTTCGCACCTGGCTCCTATGCGGGAGTACTTCCAGACAAAGATCCAGGGCTTTCTGCAACCCTTTTGGCTGGACAAGAAAAAGCCCAAAGATGCATTCCTGGAGAATAACCAGCTTTATCTGGTAGTATCCGTTTCTCCTGAAAATGAACCTGATCGCCTGCAATATGCAGTGGTCAATATTCCCAGCAGTGAACTGCCCCGTTTCTTTGAACTCCCACAAGTTCAGGATGTCAGCTACATCGTGATGCTGGACGACATCATCCGGGAAAATGTAGG is a genomic window of Chitinophaga sp. LS1 containing:
- a CDS encoding IS110 family transposase, which codes for MEQSHISFEQVVSRGCGLDVHQENVVATIRGNGLEEQTRTFSTFTSSLRDLVAWLEESGITHVAMESTGVYWKPVFNILEPHFELILVNARHIKYVPGHKTDRNDSAWIAKLLLSGLLKGSFIPPQYTRELRELYRYKRKVIGQRSSEYNRLQNILETANIKLSTVVSDVFGVSGWSMITAIIEGEQDPMILANLAKGRLKIKKQELILALEGHLNEHHRFMLSLSKTVILQLNDLLGQVDNRIDQYLKNGRKK
- a CDS encoding BamA/TamA family outer membrane protein translates to MKYLLYLSILFLPFVAQAQDTLARRIILIGDAGELHQDGHNPVIDAVKSRFDLQDARNTVLYLGDNVYPYGMPDPTSSRYPLSKEILDYQVNLVRNTNTQAIFIPGNHDWEKSKPNGWQTIINEQLYVDSLNLPNVNFLPKDGCPGPIEMTLDKNITLVIMDTEWWLFPYAKPGPESSCDFKTKQDVLTELSDIVIRNRNKLVIFASHHPFRSYGIHGGYYTLKQHIFPLTDLNKGLYIPLPVIGSIYPLTRGVFGTPEDLPNPDYQELVNGVEAAFKSHGPTIFVAGHDHALQFIKDKENYYIGSGSGAKETRVKKGAKSLYASNENGYAALEISKNGNITVQYYTVDKSDGPSFASNLFNVQDIRSEQLANASPTAKELPPFVTLPADTQYIHKTGIHYWLLGKNYRDVWAAPVNFPVLDINKEKGGLKILQRGGGMQTLSLRLEDKSGTEWVLRSVKKYPEKAIPAELKNTIAKDVVQDQISASNPYATMAVASLAEAAGVPHTNPTFVYLPKDTSLGIYASTHGDDVYLFEEREPVVKGKTYNTVKVLEQIHGDNDNTIDQEAVARARMLDLLMADWDRHDDQWRWGVKKHKKRDTKEYYPVPRDRDQAFFVNQGVITAIAARKWVMPKFQGFKPYYPNIEYQNPSAQPFDRSFMNEIDEKKWKDISHELVLSLPDSVIAAAVARFPDTVQKKVGDFTYRTLIARRDKLETASLDLYRFLSKDVDVTGTKKDELFTIERQQDGSVSLNVNKISKKGEVQQNIYSRTFDPKVTREIRIFGLGGEDKFDIKGDYYTPIHIRIIGGKDNDTYRDITTQHAGNHIRIYEKRGGADTFALAGNERKVLSYNPDNIKYERTPLLYTYDKLMPLATAGFNSDDGLSLGVGFQYTKQGFRKRPFASRQTVMAGHSLGTNAWQFRYMGEFTDVIGNTDLALTATAKAPNNTINFFGYGNETVFEKDLKIKYYRTRFSLYNVEPLFKTNLSNKFQLIYGPTFTYYTLDKDATKGRIIEDFDKNGLDSLSVYQGKYYAGLKLGYQIDTRNNTIAPTRGFYWNTTLHGNQGLNEQQRHYLQLSTDMSIYTSFSTPANLVLVTRFGGGKLWGHYEYFQAMYLGGVQNLRGYRNYRFAGDAMAFNNTELRLKLFEFRSYLFPATVGLLAFNDVGRVWKSGEKSSAWHDGYGGGIYFSPVNMLILTATVGRSEEEVLPYITFGFRF
- a CDS encoding SdiA-regulated domain-containing protein, producing the protein MTLRHLLIVCLLFTSCNYYNNRDKKYESPKGYKLEEPTRFHVRQSMQEISGIVLAPDEHHILAINDEQGRVFSIDVTGNTPYPNWKFDKSGDYEDLATDGKNWLVLKSKGHLYQVTGLFSDSTDAINYKLPIDGKNEFETLYYDPRNDGMIMVCKACADDKDKGYNTAYRFDMKTWTFDDNPFYRINIADIERLSGEKMTLFKPSAAAIHPIEKRLYILSAVNRLLVITDLDGKVQEAYNLKHTVFRQPEGISFAPNGDMYISNESADESSANILKFKYNQRPQ
- a CDS encoding Pycsar system effector family protein, whose protein sequence is MQTSVIIDAAQQYVTTQYQDHPLPNLVYHNLEHTRQVVAAAAQISAHYRLQDTDLLVVYIAAWFHDLGYLLGESKTHEQTGASLARNFLNEQMVPLNIQEQVTGCIMATKMPQEPHNLLEEIVCDADLFNFGTKEFRKRTKVLHQEIELTHKKEITGADWTAGTLKLLQAHHYHTAYCQALLQEQKEENIAWLKKRLEKQEDKAEKKGGKKEEKLEEAVAKESKKLKIDKPEKQNKEPKAGRGVETMFRTTSSNHIRLSAMADSKAHIMISVNSIIVSVILGVLFRKLEDYPNLIIPSVLFLTTGVITIIFSVLATRPNVNKGKFIREDIVNKKTNLLFFGNFHEMELEQYKWGMTEMMKDSDYLYGSMIQDIYHLGVVLGKKYKQLRIAYNIFMFGLIISVLAFVIAVLFFPVHN